One window of Burkholderia vietnamiensis LMG 10929 genomic DNA carries:
- a CDS encoding YggS family pyridoxal phosphate-dependent enzyme — protein MSDLAARLDSVHRRIADAARAAGRDPATVSLLAVSKTFPADDVRAAHAAGQRAFGENYVQESIDKIDALADLRSALEWHFIGPLQSNKTRAVAERFDWVHSVDRLKIAQRLSEQRPPQLPPLNVCIQVNISGEESKSGVAPADVAELARAVAALPALRLRGLMAIPEPAGDTDAQRAPHRALHALFDTLRAHGLALDTLSMGMSADLEAAVLEGATIVRVGTAIFGARDYSH, from the coding sequence ATGTCCGATCTCGCCGCCCGCCTCGACTCCGTTCACCGCCGCATCGCCGACGCCGCCCGCGCAGCCGGCCGCGATCCCGCGACCGTCTCGCTGCTCGCCGTGTCGAAGACCTTCCCCGCCGACGACGTGCGCGCCGCGCACGCGGCCGGACAACGCGCGTTCGGCGAGAACTACGTCCAGGAATCGATCGACAAGATCGACGCGCTCGCCGACCTGCGCAGCGCGCTCGAATGGCATTTCATCGGGCCGCTGCAGTCGAACAAGACGCGCGCGGTGGCCGAGCGCTTCGACTGGGTTCATTCGGTCGACCGGCTGAAGATCGCGCAACGCCTGTCCGAACAGCGCCCGCCGCAGTTGCCGCCGCTGAACGTGTGCATCCAGGTCAACATCAGCGGCGAGGAATCGAAGAGCGGCGTCGCGCCGGCCGACGTGGCCGAGCTCGCACGCGCGGTCGCCGCGCTGCCGGCGCTGCGGCTGCGCGGCCTGATGGCGATCCCCGAGCCGGCCGGCGATACCGATGCGCAACGCGCGCCGCATCGCGCGCTGCACGCGCTGTTCGACACGCTGCGCGCGCACGGGCTGGCCCTCGACACGCTGTCGATGGGCATGTCCGCGGATCTCGAAGCGGCGGTGCTCGAAGGCGCGACGATCGTGCGCGTCGGCACCGCGATCTTCGGCGCGCGCGACTATTCGCACTGA
- the proC gene encoding pyrroline-5-carboxylate reductase: MKIAFIGGGNMAAALIGGLVKRGVAADGLYAIDVNEDVRARAAQQFGIRTGAAVDATLADYDAIVLAVKPQVLKEVAQALAPHLKSQLVISIAAGIRGADLARWLGGYTRVVRTMPNTPALVGMGVTGLAALPGVDATGRELASSVLGAVGEIVWFDDEAQLDAVTAISGSGPAYVFYFIEALQEAARRLGLNDEQGRALAVATFAGAAQLAAQSGEPASVLRERVTSKGGTTAAALASFDAQQVKEAIVRGALAAHARAQEMGDELGRA; encoded by the coding sequence ATGAAAATCGCATTCATCGGCGGCGGCAACATGGCCGCGGCCCTGATCGGCGGGCTCGTCAAGCGCGGCGTCGCCGCCGACGGCCTGTACGCCATCGACGTCAACGAGGACGTGCGCGCGCGTGCCGCGCAGCAGTTCGGGATCCGCACCGGCGCGGCCGTCGACGCGACGCTCGCCGATTACGACGCGATCGTGCTCGCGGTGAAGCCGCAGGTGCTGAAGGAGGTCGCGCAGGCGCTCGCGCCGCACCTGAAGTCGCAGCTGGTGATCAGCATCGCGGCCGGCATCCGCGGCGCCGACCTCGCGCGCTGGCTCGGCGGCTACACGCGTGTCGTGCGCACGATGCCGAACACACCGGCGCTGGTCGGCATGGGCGTGACGGGCCTCGCGGCGCTGCCGGGCGTCGACGCGACCGGTCGCGAACTGGCGTCGAGCGTGCTCGGCGCGGTCGGCGAGATCGTCTGGTTCGACGATGAAGCGCAGCTCGACGCGGTCACCGCGATCTCGGGCAGCGGGCCGGCCTACGTGTTCTATTTCATCGAAGCGCTGCAGGAGGCCGCCCGCCGCCTCGGCCTGAACGACGAACAGGGCCGCGCGCTCGCGGTCGCGACGTTCGCCGGCGCCGCGCAGCTGGCCGCGCAGTCGGGCGAGCCGGCGAGCGTGCTGCGCGAGCGCGTGACGTCGAAAGGCGGCACGACGGCCGCCGCGCTCGCGTCGTTCGACGCGCAGCAGGTGAAGGAAGCGATCGTGCGCGGCGCGCTCGCTGCGCACGCGCGCGCGCAGGAAATGGGCGACGAGCTCGGCCGCGCGTAA